The sequence below is a genomic window from Cicer arietinum cultivar CDC Frontier isolate Library 1 chromosome 6, Cicar.CDCFrontier_v2.0, whole genome shotgun sequence.
gaactttgagctttAGTTACTCTTTTATGTTTTTCGATGCTTTtctccttcagccttgagtgtctACTTATAGTGAAAGTTTGGACtttaatttagtccttgtttaattctgaattgtatcttgttcagattgagtttgtaaattcttcagattgattatattcttattttgtgtagattgactttgtaaattctttaaacaaaatattcttcaaatcttcatcaaatgtagatcaaatcttcttcaaattttgaccatatattatttttaacttggtcaaagattttcttcaattataaatatggatcaaatattattttagattttcatcaattataaatttgaatcaaatcatattttcgattttcttcaattataaatttgaatcaaatcttattttagattttcttcaaaaatatgaatcttctttcaaactctttgaagtcaaatatattgttttcataaaatacttttgttaacatcaaaactctgaATGTAAAATAAACTTGGTTCCACCAGTATCGTGCcaactcacatgcacaaggtaatccatgagtgtttctaagtatacaacaacacGCAACTTTATCGTTACCTACATAGCTCACTCTCTTGTATTCATAAACAATATCAGCTAAAGCTTTCTTGGATACAACCTAAGTCAAATTCTCATAAaatggattgttgtgtatatgctctttACGACCcttacttatctcaaatgaaccttttatcttaataatttggAACTTCAACATGTCATTACCATTCCATACCTTATACAAAATCTCCTTTACTGTGTTCCAAAAATCTTTTTAATGACCAATGAGCATACTCAACCttaatattcaaacataaaaaaggtttggtattatttcaataaaaattctaTCATGCATCTTTAAtcctatataaatataaatgtaaaacAAAATGCAAAGTTTAATGGCGTACCTATTAATTGTAGTATTTTctagatgcaatactcgattggTTCATGCTTCAACAAATATTTCCCTGTGAGGACtcaaccatgtgtctctgatctagtcaaagaaaataatactaTGGACACATGCTTGCTTAAACATTTGCAAAAGTTCATCGTTCTCTTTATCTTcagaacaataaaaaaaattcctctacaactcaagaatgggttcTTGCATATCTTTCTTTAATACATATTGTTTGTATTTGGCTCCAAcgtttttgttaatatgaagttgacaaagtaaatttgttgaagatgaaaatacaatttcacTTGCATTCATTAAAGTAAGTTCTTTGTCAGTCACGATCACCTGAAGAAATAAGGTGTTTGAaacaaacaactcttttaacttctccaatgtCCAACAAAAGTTTTATTGATGCTCacaatccatataagcaaatgcaacgTTGAATGTCAACCCAattgaagttacaccaacaatttcaaacaatagtaacttatatttgttggttttgtaggtgttACCCATGATCAATACAAAAGAAAACGTGTTTAACAAAGTTATGGAATATGGGTGTGTCTAAAATATGtccctcacaacgttggagtTTCCATGCGTCCTACTCCAACAAACATACTTCTCAACTTCAAGTAATTTCAACAGatgttgcatatcagttctaggtccTTTGAAATTCTTCCTGCATGTGCTTTATTGCTTATAAATTTGAGAGATATTAGTCACATTCTCCTTATCTCGATAtctcaaagatgacaagatgtgtctcggtgcaacatGATACTTTGCCAGttcgtcaacatgtttcttatcttcttcttttaaGCGTCCCATAAATGTATTATTCTCAAAAATAGCCATTAGCTCATGATTGTAAAGTTCacacattaaactaataattcTTCCTTCAACATTTTTCAATGGTCTCGATCTAATTTTAAATGGACAACCACACCTTTTAGTTGAAGTCTCtgagttatttttatttgacttacaTTTTCCACCTCTAACACAACCAAGAATTATTTTTGACTTCCTTCCTCTTTTTCCAGTCTCTACGCCAGAGCGAGTAATGATAACAGCTACTCGATTTTATCGACCAACCTCTTTTGTCTATGAAATGACAGCTttcgtgactcaaaaatttgatcagttgtgaATGCTTCAGTCAAATCTATACATAATGGTTGCATTTGTTTCAtccatatttcaaaaaaaaaaaagttaaaaaaatcaacaacaaaaaatacataCCATAAGTTTCAGGTAAAGTAAAAGTAACTATTGAAAATTTCAAGGTACAAATTTTCGGTAATATAAATAACGTACTGGAAATTTGTTGgcgaaatttccggtaaacaaATTGTACCACCAGAAAATGTAAAAAGGAAATTTACGGTTGTTATAAATTGGATATTGGATGTTTAGGAAAAAAAATGTTACTTATTGTAAATTTTGTTGAGGGGGTCAGATTTTGGAGTAATTTGTTTtatcaaaatgaaaattaaaggaataatttttaacattttaaaggTATAAATCCAATCGGGGATACGAAATAACTATGTTTTCAATTTGGGTTTATTTACCTTACTCGATAAAGCTCGAGCCTGTAATAGGTTGAGTAACTCATTTTGTTAACTCTAAATTTCTTTTTCTCGGTTGATtctgttataatattttttttgagttttactctttttataataaaaaaataaataatagataataataataataataataataataataataataatatttcatttaaaattagataaaaaacTATAGATATCTAATaacattttcaaatataatCTATAATCTATAATGTATAATATGAGAATATCAacattttatttgttgaactaTAAATTAAacgtatttttatttattctctttaatttaaaacataaattatacaaaatttgactttaatatgaatttttattaacaataaaaaatttgttgtaATACACAATTATTAGTTCTGaacaaataacaatatataCTCAAACGACAACTATATTTTTtctaaagaaaattatatttttaaaaattgtcctatatttattattcattattttggtgtataattaacttatatttattattttcaaaattttgcttGGTAATGAGAGGGTCATGTGTAATTATCTCTTGTGTATCtacaaatagataaataattaaattatggtcaacttaaaatattttatactctTTATCACTTGAAGataattttagaatattttaaataataaggAAATCAAATATtctattgaatttaataattgattaactatatataactttttttgtctttaaataGAATTATAAATATCGTTGAATTTTACATTCATccataaaattttgagtttaaatttaaaataaatatttcatttattattattttatttattaaattaaaacttaaagagatttatcaaaatttattttttaatttatcaaattttaatttgtttaatcaatattataataagagatttattaatttatatgttatatatatatatagtgtgtTTATCAAAAGTTTTAATTAATAATCTAGTCtggatataaattttgtttgtatgattaatcaattataatttttgagcattttttattatataactaTTGGatcacaaaaaaattatttgttattaaataaaaatatttaatttattataaaaaaaaaaagttatttgacCCTatcataaaaagaagaaaaaaaattatttaaccctAAAAACTGCCctgttttcatatttttctagaTAGCGCCACACTTTTCATTCGTTATTCTCAACCAGAAGAGTGAGTGACAGAGCCACATTTCATTTCTTCTTCCTTCGTTATTTTTCATTCGTATCTTTTCAACTTCCCGTTTACTCTTTCTTGTTATGATAGCTTCCTATAACCGTCAACCACGTATTTCTGATACCGTCGATTGAGTTTATTAAACGCGCTTCCTttcaattttacaattttacccCTCTCTGTTAACCACCTCTATCTTTGACGATGCAGAACACCAACAACCACCGTAACGCCCAGGTGGACACTCAACGGCGAGGGAGATTAACAGATAATTCGTCGCCTTTTTACGGTACGGCGACTACCATGTCCGGATCACAATTCCGGCGACCGAAAACCATGCCGGATCTTGTACCGGAGAGGAAGCGTGCGGCAATGACGACGGTGTCGGAGGTTTTGCCGAGACAGCCGCCTAAGTTGTTGCTTAAGGTTATGATCATGGGGAGCCTTGGCGCTGTGCAAGTGTTGATGACGCCGGAATCGAGTGTCGGAGATTTGATAGCGGCGGCGGTGCGCCAATATGTGAAGGAAGGTCGCCGTCCAATCTTGCCGTCGAGTGATCCTTTCCGGTTCGATCTTCATTACTCTCAGTTCAGCCTAGAAAGTAAGTTACAACACcgtttttaataatattttttctactgtgatataaataaatttatataaatagtttattttgcattttatttatataaatagtttatttaagggaaatgtttttaaaatacaatttttaatatattttatttaattggttaaaaattgaATGAATATACAAATTGATCATTGAAATTCTATGCATCACTTGAATTAGtaaattattgacaaatatgaaaaaatatcattcaaaatcttatgttagatatttttaatgtgaaattCTAATTGAATATTTAACATATAACATATGTAATGTAATGTGTGGCACTATAATTGAGCATAGtctatgaaatatttaaatttatagaaaattttaaCCATGATGtaataatattgatatgaaattataagaaaaaataaataaatatttaattaacatattatattataatatctaattatataaatttaagtatggattgattttatttttaatttacaatttgaaaaatgcatttacaaaattaaaagaataatttgatTGACTTTTCATGAGTTGaatgatttatttgtttattcattcattaaaaCTTAAGTGTTATCAAAACACATGGatctcaaataaattaatacttgaaaaatatgttgATAGCAatgtactttattttattttaacacatgtaattttttttctaattagtccgtttaaattatttttaatttcgtCATTTTAATCTCAAgttttta
It includes:
- the LOC101503425 gene encoding uncharacterized protein isoform X1, whose amino-acid sequence is MQNTNNHRNAQVDTQRRGRLTDNSSPFYGTATTMSGSQFRRPKTMPDLVPERKRAAMTTVSEVLPRQPPKLLLKVMIMGSLGAVQVLMTPESSVGDLIAAAVRQYVKEGRRPILPSSDPFRFDLHYSQFSLESLDRNEKLREIGSRNFFMCPKKESADGGDDSITTSCGSCSRQAEKASKGFGWLRCMDFLL
- the LOC101503425 gene encoding uncharacterized protein At4g22758-like isoform X2, with the translated sequence MSGSQFRRPKTMPDLVPERKRAAMTTVSEVLPRQPPKLLLKVMIMGSLGAVQVLMTPESSVGDLIAAAVRQYVKEGRRPILPSSDPFRFDLHYSQFSLESLDRNEKLREIGSRNFFMCPKKESADGGDDSITTSCGSCSRQAEKASKGFGWLRCMDFLL